From the genome of Hemiscyllium ocellatum isolate sHemOce1 chromosome 6, sHemOce1.pat.X.cur, whole genome shotgun sequence:
TGGTGTACTTCTGTCAGTTGTTTTAAAGGAGGTGAATATATGCAAACTTTCTGAAGTTGCTTTAGGTTGGGCAATACCACTTATTTTGTTTTCAAGTGAGCACTTGGAGGAAGTAGTTATTTAGAAATAGACCGTGTTTAATGTTCATCCTCCGTTTTGAACCAGCTTGCAACTTTTATGGTTAAACAACCTCTTCCCCATTGTCTCAACTAAAAGTTTACATGTTTTCCTACTAGTTGCCTGTATCAATAGATACAGTGAAAGAAATGCTGGAGTTAGTAAATCAACATCTTCAAGAATATGATGGAGATGTGCTTGACCATGGAGAAGAAATAAATGACAGTTCCCAAACAGCTGAAAATGGCACCTCTGTGGAGTCATTACAAGTTAAACACCTGACCCCATCTCCAACAAAGCTTACTCCATCACCAACCAAGAGCTACAAGGTAAATTTGATAGTTACAAAGTATTTGATGCACAGAAGATAACTGTACTTGTACGGAAGTAACTTTTGGAGTGTTGATGTTACAACATGTAAACTTTCCTAATTCTTGCTGAGCTTCTTGGAAGATTTGAGAACTGCGATCCCCAATCCCCAGCAAACTGTGTACCAATTTGTATGACAAGCAACTATGTCTACGTTAGCCctgtttccttttccttttcctttttaaaggACCCTGCCATCCTGGTCATTGTGCATTTGTGCAGATGGTATATGGAGACTAATGGGACTGACCAGTATGACAATCATACCTAGCATGGGCATAAAAGTCAAGACATGTGGTGGACAAGCCATGAGAGAGGTGATTGGCAGCAAGAAGAGGCTGCAGTCCAAGCAAGTGtctgagtcatggagtcatactacatggaaacaaacccttaagTCCAgtcagtccataccaaccatgttcccaagctAATCTTTTTCCTCTTGCCTGCGCTTGACCCAGGTTTCTCTAAAACCTTCCTCTTGAACTTATcgaaatgtttcttaaatgttataatcgcatctataaaagacatttggatgaattAATGTATAGGAAGATTTGGGCTCAAAGAAGCCTTACATACTACCAGGTGCTGCTtggataataaaacaaagaaatgtggatgctgaaaacagaaattgcttgtcaaactcagcagatctggtagtatctgtggtgagaaagcataattaatgtttcaggttcagtgacacaCCTTCAGAGCCATATGCAGTTTAGAGTTAGGTTTTGAGCTCTGGAGAACCCCCTGAGAGCTATTTCAGACCATTGGGGACTAGAAGGAAAACCTAGGAACTGGTAATATTCAGTGGAGTGCAAAGGCGACCAAGAAAACTCTCAAATGCCAATTGTTTAGTGCAGATGAGATTTGGAACATTAGAAACTGGGTAATATCACCTCAGTGAAATAAATGTCTGGAGGAATTGAAATTATGCCAGTGAGTTAAGTATTGAAATACCTTCTAGGAAATTTAGTGGAACATGGTCTCTGGAAGAGATCAAATTTGAAGTAATCTGCAACTGAGCAACCTCAGCATTCTAAAATTAAACTTTCAAAGTGgagaattggagtcccttgtaaTGGAGACAGTTTTTAATCTGAATtgttgacccacagtgccactACCATCTGGGGAGAAACTTCAGGAAAAAGTAGTCGGATTTGTCTTGATTGCATTTGCTATTTAATATCCTTTATCAGTTGTTCAATCACAGTTTGTCTGTTACTTTGGAGCATTGGAGTATGAGTGTGCTTTTTTCGTTCTAACATTGCAATGtattgtttgttcaaaactgaagAATTTTTTGGCTTTATTATTAGTAACTACCTGAAATATCAAACATATTGTCTATTTTAAGTAAACAAGTGTTGCTCCCTAGCAAGATTATAGCATAAGTTTGGCTGCTTTGTCAGGGATTGGAGTAATGTTGATAGAAAAATACTCACTCCTCTCTCTTCTAACCACTTCtctctgtttcatgctgtatattTTGGTATTAAGTGTTCCCAGATTAGTGATACTTCTGCTTTCTTCATTTATTTGAAGGTGTGAAATCAAATATGCAGTTCATGATTAAAAATTTAGACAAGTTAGATTTAAGACCAACTGAAAGCTAAATTGTTGATGCTTTACTCTAAATGACCAAGAAGTTAAATGATTATGCTAATATGAAAATTGTACATACTTGCAATTGCCAAAAGTCGTAAAACTCCAAGAACAGGATGACTTAGTTTCACAGGAAAATGAAGATGTTACTTTGAATGTAATTTAAACAGTGATAAACCAAAATAACAAATGTATGAAGTGTTAAAACCATTCCATTCTGCATATTTtactttaagtttttttttatataaagtgaTATAAACCTTAATCCATGCTCTCACTTTAGTGGTCTCCAAAGACTCCACCTCGTTGGGCTGAAGATcagaagcatttattgcagatgctTTGCCAGCAAGTAGAACAGCTGAAGGTATGTAATATATAGAGATGAAGAAATTGTGTGGTTAATCATGAAAAGCTGGTGCAGTATGTACGTTTTGGCCCTCTTATGATTGATGCTATTGTTGGTACTTATATATCTCTTCCAGTTTAAGTATTTGTAACTTTTATCTAGTTTGCGTAAAGAAGGTTACAATGTTTTATGGAGACTAACATAATTACCAAATTTATGAAGTAGTAGTTAATTTAAAATTTGTTTAATGTGCTGAGCCACTTGGAGAAAACTATGTTAAACATGAAATCTGAAAATACGCATAGGAGTGGTTCATTAAAAGGACAAGCCAATTTTGTTGGCTATTGTAATAAAAGAACTTATTGAAATTCCTCATAATTTGTTGCAATAAATGTCACTAATTCAGCTGTCCTATGCTGGGGGGGTTACCATTGCAAAAACTTCTCATTCACTATATTCAGTTGTGATATGATTTTGTTAACTCTTCTTTCAATGAGTGTGAATTACCTAATTTGAATGTGTAGTCAGAGTACAGGGAGGTGTGCGCATGTTCCTAATAATTTCTTTCAGGTGTCCTTCAAAGCTAGTGGGTTCTAAAAGAAGCAATGCACGGAGTCTTAGTTCCACTATTTTCCTTTGGTTTTGAAACTAGATTTTACAATAAAAGCTGGAATATCAAGATTAAAGTGCAAGTTTTAACTACTTGCTTTTTAAAACCAATGTATTtattaaatgtaaaataaaactgATCAATGAGTGATTTTCATAATGCTCCAGGATGAAGTGCGTGAACTCAAGCTAAATAATTCAAATACAACTGAATCACCACATCCTCGATGGCACACAGACAGTTATGGTGCAGATACCCATTCAGAAGGTTACCAGAATGTGCACAATTTTCAGGGAGCACCATTAACGGGTAAGGTGAATGATAACTGTGACTTCCATCTGTAAAACTTTACTGAAAGGTGAAACATAGTAGGCTGTTCGGATTTGtgagcctgctccacaattcagcAAAATCACAGCTGATTTTATTGGCCTCAGCTACAATTTCCTGCCTAGTCCTGATAATCTTTGATGTCTGTGTTAGTCAAGAATCAGTCTGCTTCTGTCtgaaatgtattcaataattctgCCTTGCCTGCTCTGGAGAAGatagttccaaagattcataaccctCTCAGAGCAAACATGCTTCTTCAACTCAATTTTAAATGGAAGGTTTTTTGTAAAACCATATCCCCTTGTTTTAGTTTCTCCCACAAAGGGAAGTATCTTTTCAGTATCAATAAACCATCTCATTCACGTCTCTTTCTTTGCTTTGGATATAGACCCTCTCTCAATTTAAAAAATCCATATCCCAGGTATTGGTCAAGTGAACAGTCTCTAAATTGCTTCAACCTTCTATCCTTTCTTACACAAGAGCAAAATTGTTCATTGTACTGTACATATCTCAGCACAGCGTTGTTCACTGGTAGGGAATAAATTCCACTTGGAATAAATGACTATGTTCAATTTGCATTCTAATCACTGGCTTTACCTACATACTGACTCAAGTCAGAGTATTGAGGTCTCTCTACCCTTCCGAGTTCTGGAATTGCTCTGCATTTTAATACGTTACTTTTCTGTCttgctttcaaaataaattaGGTTCTAATTCTTCAGTGTATTCCATCTGCGAAATGTTTGCCTCCCCTTAAGTAACCTATCTATATGTCTTCCAAACACTGTATTCTGCTCAAAACTTAATCTTTTTATCTTTGTCATTAACGAAGTTAGCAAGTATACATTCAATTTTCAATTCTTGTCATGAGTATAGATCAACAATCAAAGATACCTTGTTCTAATCCACAAAAGAACAAAGTTACTTCTATCATAAACTGCTATTGTGGTCAAGTGCAGCTTTTTGTTCATCTGCATGCATGAATGTTAAATAGTATGCATCTTAATTTGTGTTGACCATTTAAAATGGAGACACTACTAAAGTTATAACTGATCGCATTATATTCTAATAGTTTACATGTATGCTTTTATTTTGGATATCTTGTAGATTTTTACTCAAAATACGAATTCTAAATAAATTGGTCATATGGCTGATCTGAGAATAGATATGAAGACTTAATGCTAATGGAGTAATAGTCATTAAAAATGCTTAGTTACTGAAGTTAAGTtgcccaatttttttttgtgtgaacaATAGGTTCCAACTTGCTTTGGTTAAAATAATCCCTTCAATATGGTGGTTTTAGGCTCAGGCTAATTTCAAAGACACCTCATTGGAGTACGTGTATTAAGCTATTTAAAAGTAGTTTTTGTTTTGCTATTCAACTGGATATTTGTGTATTCTATTAATAGCCATagagatatttatattaaaaaaaaataactaaCTAATGTACAAGCTCTTTAGTTTCTACCTCAGGGCCTTCTGTGTTCTACAATCAATCCCCAGCATATAACTCACAATATCTTCTTGGAACAGCAGCCAATGTGACTCCAAACAAGGTACCACATAACATGATCTCTTGCATTTGGAATGCGTATCTGTTGACTGCCTAATAATTTTTATTTTCCTTAAAACAGCCTCCTGCCTATGGAATGGGTCGGGTTCCACCACAACAGTCAATGTATGGTTATCAACAGCAGACTCACACACCACCTGTTCAGACCAACGCTCCTTGTATGTATTCACAGGATATGTATAGAACACAGTTACGTTTTGAATCTCCTGCAACAGGATTACTTTCCCCATTTGGTGACGATTACTACAGTCATAGTGTTCCACAGACAAACACAAACCCACCATTGCCAGAGCCTGGTTACTTCACTAAACCATCAGTGAGAATGCAAATGACAAAACCTACAGAAATGAAGGGGATAGAATTTGGAAAACTCAACCAACAAATGCAGCATGAAGCCACAAAAGGTACTTTGGGTACTGCCCTAATGCATTCCACTCCAGCAACAGCATTCAAATTTAACTCTAATTTCAAGAATAATGAGGGGGACTTTACATTTTCACCACCCCAGTTGAAGACTCAACCACCACCTTCATCTTCCAGTGATAGTCTTCTGGGCATTTTAACTTCAGGTAGATGTATAAAAAGTGACCAAACCATGGGACGCATGTTTACACAAGAAGCAATACCAAGTCGAGGAAACCTCTTTTCCTTAAAAGGGCAGGGTTCATTTGATGACTCTTTAGTTCAAAAGCAAAATAAGAATTCATTCAATAATATTTTGAGTAACCAGACATTTGGTTTCAAGGATGCTGGTGACATAATTGGAATGAGCGCAGGAGACAAAAGTAGGGAAGATGATGGGGATAGTGTTCCTGATGAAGATGGTCcacattttgacccagtgataccaCTCCCAGATAAAGTAGATGTGAAAACTGGAGAAGAAGATGAGGAAGTGCTATTTTCCAACAGAGCTAAGCTGTTCCGTTTTGATACTGAGACCAAAGAATGGAAGGAGCGAGGCATTGGCTATGTCAAGTTACTTCAACACAGGGCATCTGGCAAAATCCGACTCCTAATGAGACGAGATCAGGTTCTTAAAATCTGTGCAAATCATTACATAACAGCAGACATGAAATTGAAGCCAAATGCAGGATCTGATAAATCGTGGGTCTGGTGTGCTTTAGATTATTCTGATGAAAAGCCAAAACATGAGCAGCTTGCTGTTCGATTTAAAACTGCAGATGAGGCTGCattgttcaaaacaaaatttGAAGAAGCGCAAATCTTAGTTAATGGTCAAAAGTTAAAATCGAGTAGCCCACCCAGCCAAGAAAAGAAAACTGGAATCAAAATTAAGACTGAGGACATGCAATTAGGTGCCATTAAATCTACTACTGAACAatctggatttggtgctcagtTTGCTAGGAAAGATGGCGAATGGGACTGTAGCTCATGTCTTGTACGAAATTTTGCAGCTGCTTCTGTGTGTGCAGCCTGTCAAAATCCTAAAACCATTACTGGAAATAACGGTTTTCCCTCCATTTATCGAAACTCTGAGCAAAATGGAAGTGAAGTTGGAGCAACTGAGAAGATTGCTACAGCTTTTACTAAAACAATAGGATTTGGTGATAGATTTCCTAAGGATGCCCAGTGGAATTGTAGTGCATGTTTTCTTCAAAATGAAGCTAACTCATCAAATTGTGTAGCTTGCCAGGCACCAAATTCCACCAAGAATGGCATTAGTTCAACCACTCAGGCACCTGCAAGTTTTCCATTTAGTGCTCAGGAAGACGCTACAAAGCCAAGTACACCTGCTAGTTTTGGTCCACTGTTTGGAAAAATGGATGGTCAATGGGATTGCATTGCATGTAATGTCAGAAATGAAGTGACTGCACAAAAGTGTGTCTCCTGCCAGGCACTATGTCCATCCTGTAAAGATTCTGGTGTGTCATACAACCAACCTGTGACTACCTTTAAGTTTGGTCTTGACTCTGTGTCTGCAAAAACACCAAAAGGATTTGATGCATTTCACAGAAAGGAAGGGCAGTGGGATTGTGAGACTTGTTTGGTAAGAAATGAACCAAATGTGGCAAAATGTGTAGCTTGCCAGATGCCCAAACCTGATGGCAATGTTATAGTTGCACCCATGAACCAATCAGCGTCAGCCTTCAAGTATGGTGAGAAAGCATGTGCACCTGCACAGGCAGGATTTGGAGGATTGTTTGCGAAAAAGGAGGGGCAGTGGAATTGCACCACCTGTCTTGTGAGAAATGAACCAAATGTGGCAAAATGTGTAGCTTGCCAGATGCCCAAACCTGGCAATGTTATAGTTGCACCCATGAGCCAATCAGCGTCAGCCTTCAAGTATGGTGAGAAAGCATGTGCACCTGCACAGGCAGGATTTGGAGGATTGTTTGCGAAAAAGGAGGGACAGTGGGATTGCACCACTTGTCTTGTGAGAAATGAACCAAATGTGGCAAAATGCATAGCCTGTCAGGCACTTAACCCCAACAGTAAAACTGCAGATATTGCaactgctcctgccccatttggCCTTGCCAATGCTTATTCTAAATCTGATCCACCTGAATCAGGGTTTAAACTTAATTTTCCAGCATGTGGCTTTAAATTTGGTCACAGTGATAACAGCTCAACAACTGTTGAGGCATCATCATGCCAACCCTCAAAACCATTTTCTAGCACGGCGTTTACGTTTTCTTCTAATACAGGATTTAAATTTGGACTGTCTGATACGAGCAAAGACTCAACTGATAAAAGTAACCAGCCAATGCAAGAAGGATCAGCTGCACTCTTCTTAAAATCCTTTGCTGAACAGCAAAAAGAGAGGGAGCGAATGAATTCAAAATCTGGTGGAGACACAAATCGAGCATCTGAGACTCCAAATCAAAATGATGATTTTTTTCTGGGCAAGAACTCCAATATTGCTACCTTTGCAGACCTTGCAAAAACTGCAGATAAAGAATTTCAGTTTGGTCACAAAGATCCTAATTTCAAAGGTTTTGAAGGAGTAGGTCAGCAGCTATTTTCATCATGCACTACAATAGCTGCCTCTGCAGAAAATGAAGATGATGAATTGTATAAAACCGAAGAGGGGGATAATATTCATTTTGATCCTGTTGTTCCTCTGCCTGAGAAAGCCGAACTCATTACAGGCGAAGAAGATGAAACAGTACTTTACTCTCAGAGAGTTAAGCTATTTAGGTTTGATACAGAAACCAGCCAGTGGAAGGAACGTGGTGTTGGAAATCTCAAAGTTCTTCAAAATAAAGCTAATGGCCGCCTTCGGATATTAATGCGTCGAGAACAAGTTTTCAAAGTGTGTGCAAATCACTGGATCACAACCACAATGAATCTCAAGCCCTTAATGGGTTCTGATAGAGCATGGATGTGGTTAGCTAGTGACTTTTCAGATGGTGAAGCCAAACCAGAGCAACTGGCAGCAAAGTTTAAAACacctgaattggctgaagattttaAAGAGAAATTCGAAGAATTTCAAAGGCTGTTGCTAGATATTCCACTGCAGACTCCTCATAAGTTATTAGACAATGGTAGGACGGCTCGGCTAATCCAGAAAGCTGAAGAAATGAAAAGTGGTTTAAAAGATTTGAAACATTTTTTGAAAGATGAATCAGGAAGGTTAAATGATGAAGGCAATATAGTAACGAGTTCCACTTCTGAAAGCAACAATGCCTCTGGTTTAGTAATTAAACCACATTCAGAAAGTACTGGCCCCACATTGGAGTGGGATAATTATGATCTCCGTGAAGAGGCATTGGATACAAGTGTATCTAGCACTGCATATGGGACTCCCGATACAAGTAGTCCTGTAAAGAAAAACCTTTTCCGCTTTGGTGATTCAACAACTGGGTTTAACTTTAGTTTCCAGCCAAGCTTGAGTCCATTAAGATCTCCTAAACTGAGCCACAGTGGATTATCAGTGGGTACAGATGAAGATTCTGAATTTGGGCAAGAGGAGGAGAAAGATGTTCAGCATTTTGAGCCAGTTATTCCAATGCCTGATTTAATTGATGTATTGACAGGGGAGGAAAACGAGCAGGTTATCTTTTGTCATCGAGCCAAACTTTATCGATATGACAAAGAAGTGAGTCAATGGAAAGAGAGAGGAATAGGAGACCTGaaaattttacaaaattatgattcTAAAAAAGTTCGAATAGTTATGAGACGGGACCAGGTTTTAAAAATTTGTGCTAATCACTGGTTAACACCAGAGATAAgaattgagcccatgaaaggaacAGAGAAAGCCTTTATTTGGAGCGTTATGGATTTTGCAGACGATGCGGCAAAGATGGAACAGTTAGCTGTACGGTTCAAGCAGCAAGATATTGCTAACTCTTTCAGGGAGCTCTTTGAAGAAGCTAAGAAGGCTCAAGTGCAGGGAACATTAGTCACACCGTTGTCTTCAAGAGGGAATACACCAAGAGAATCTCCATGTGGTAAAATTGCAATATCATTGCTCGAAGAAACTATTAAGGAATCAACTGAACAAACGAATACATGTGTTGCATCTCCAAACAATGCCCTAAAGTCGCAGAGTACTTTATTGACAGAAACGCCATCATATACCTCAATATCTCCACCAAAATTTGTATTTGGGTCTGATTCTGTGAAATCCATCTTCAGCAATGAGCAAGAGCGGCCTTTCGCTTTCGGTGGTTCAGCAGCTGGATCCTTGTTTGGTTTCAGTTTTAAAAGTACTGATTCTGCATTAAAGGACCCAATACAAACTGGCTCTTCTGTCGTCAAGAACAAATTGCAAGAGGTAACGAGTGGTGGATTTGATTTTCGTAAAGCAGCTGCATCTCTATCAAAGTCTACAACGACCAGCTTGTTGCCTTCAAGCACAACAGCAGAATCCACCGTAACTACCTTTGCAACCAAGGATAAACCCATGCCCACTGCATTTAAAATGCCACAATCTGGTAAGTTGCTATTATATTTAAAGCTGTTATGTTAGCACACTTACTTGCTTTAACTCATTATGGTTACAGGAAGGTCATTTTACCTCTTTCAAACTCTTCCCTTGTCAAAGCCATCCGACTTGCTTTTcttccaaccccaccccaccccaccctcaactTGTATTAACACAAACCCTTGTGCATGCGtaagctttttttaaatttccaccTTGCCCAGTATTCGTCTGGGATGTTCTCCACCATTTTGCATCTTGCCTCTTTACTCATCAATGCCATTCACTGCAGTAAATTCTCATGGTAATGACATCTTTCTAGTCAACACTATAAAGATTCTTTTAGTTGTGACTACCTTGCGTTGATACCTCCTTGTTCTGGACTTAACCACAAGTGGAATGAATATTTCAGCGTTTATCTAACAAACTCCTTAACTTCAAAAGTACATAATGTTTCCGCTCAGTGTTTTGAAGTGGTGACTCCTAGTTTTTCCTTCAGCTCAGTGCTGGTAATATTCTTGTAAGTGACTATTGCTTAAAAGAAGATATGTTTGAAGGTTTTGATTTTTGCACTCAatcaggataattcacaagaCATGCCAGTATAAAGGGGAAGCAGCATTTAGATTGATGGTGATGATTGGTTGGTAAGTGGGTTCTAATTGTTAGAGCCTTTACCATGGAGAATGAATCAGTTAAATGATGACTAACTATGgagctttatttaaattttgaACCAGGCAGATTGACTCTGGTTAAAGCATtatcctgagaaatgaaccagtaaTGGCTATTGTCTCTTTTTCAGAGTTGAAACAGGTGAAATGTTTATATGCAAAGAACAGGaccatttttttttgtatatatGTGACAGAGTCTAACTATCTTAAGTTGGTTATGAACACTTTCATGTTGTTTTCTCTAAACTCGATATTTCTTGCAGATTGTCTTGAGTGCAAAATTGAAACCTTCACCGTGTTTGTTTTTGGAGCAATGCTTAAGCTCTGTACTGCCAAACAACTATTTGTACATCTCACTATTTCTCGTACACCAGTGTGTTTTTAGTTTGTAGACCAGTGTTGCATGTAGTAATAAGAGTACAATTTAACcaagatttttaaatttaatcttgCCTTTTTTGTATTGCTCTTTGTCCTGGGGTAAGCCATAATATCTTGCACCTCTTTGTTCTTATCTCACTTAATTTCTTGCTTTACAAGAAATATGACCACCCCATTCCTTCAACCAGACTATCTCACAGTTTGCCCTATACTGAAATACTGTTCCTATACTCCACTCATTTATAATTGTCTCCTGAAAACCTACCTATTAATGTTTGCGATTAATACCACAAAAACCACCGCAGTGTTTCAATGATTTTTACTTTTGAATTAGTTTTAATATGCCAAAATCTGACCTTGAATTAATGAGTGAAAAACTGAATGAGGAAATAAAATTAAGCAGTAAATTGGTTAATGCAGCAAGCCATTGGGACTTGATGCTGAAACATATATAGCTTGGGGATTGCCCAAGAGTGAGGGAAGGATATTGCAGGGgttgggcacaatagaaatgtggagcttattcaaggaccagctactgcagctccttgataagtatgtaccagttaGGCAGTGAAGAAATTGTTGAGTGTGAGAgcagtggtttactaaggaagttgaatctctgcaagaggaagaaggtggcttatgtTAGGGTGAGATGTGATGttagttagggtgcttgagagttaaaaGTTAGCGAGTAAACACCTAAACAGAACTAAGAAGACCCAGTGTGAAATCATTGGTAGATAGCCTTAGGAGGTTTCCTTGATCCTTTCTATAGTTAactaggaataaaagaatgactaatgagattagggccaatcaagcatagtagtgcgAAGTTGtacgtggagtcagaggaggtagggaaagtgttaaatgaatactttttcatcagtattctcaTTAGAAAAAGACACTGTGGTCGATGGAGTACTGAGAACAAGCTACTAGTCTAGActagactagattggattgaggtgcacaaggagaaggtgttaggacttttgcaaaatttaaaatagataaatcacctgggctggatggaatttatcctggaattctctgggaagccagggatgagattgctgagcctttggccttgatctttttCGTCATTGTGGACAGgcatagtgccaaaagactggaagatagcaaatgttcccttgttcaagaaggggagtagagacagccctgggaattatagacctgtgaaccttacttcggttgtgggtgaaATGTTGGAAAGCGTTGTGAGAGAGAGGTTTTATGATCATCTGCAAAGGAAtaagttaattagggatagtcagcacggttttgtgaagggtagatcgtgcctcagaaaccttattgtGTTCTCTGAGaacgtgaccaaacaggtggatgagggaaaaGTTGTTGAtctggtgtatgtggatttcaataaggcatttgataaggttccccatgttaggctattgcaaaaataacaggcatgggattgagggtgatttagtggtttggatcagaaattggagaGCTGAAAGAAGATGGTCGTtgttgggaaatattcatcctggagttcatttactagtggagtcctgcaaggatctgttttgggtccacttttgtcatttaaatgtcctaaatgaggacatagaaggatgggttagtaaatttgcagatgacacgaaggtctgTAGAggtgtggatagtgacgaaggatgttgtgggttctGGAGagaatagataagctgcagaactgggctgagcattggcaaatgg
Proteins encoded in this window:
- the ranbp2 gene encoding ranBP2-like and GRIP domain-containing protein 4 isoform X3, whose translation is MMRSKAEVDRYIASVQGVTPLSPREKSLKGFLFAKLYYEAKEYELAKRQISAYITVQERDPKAHKLLGQIYESEGNIEKAIGCYKRVVELNPVQKDMILKVAALLCSNGDLIDGRAEYWVEKAAKHFPDNGVVYKLKEKLLSSKGQLDHSQLFDLIQSELHSRPNDPHANIRLVEFYCSVGKLEEAVNFCISTEKKRTLCKCVEWYTCMVQTLKNYISLSNISSDDKNKWRFLQKELLLASSNLMFLTLSARNVQDVVNALMSFDYTMHIAKSCLTATMDDLSATFTEMRGHLYLHAGTLLLKMAQQNAIQWKAVVDLAALCYLIAYQVPRPRLKCVKAEDTNQEMINWLASDRQSQSGHMLISLMSGKPDFYKEVVETFANKSGQAALIETLFGSRISVERSFLANDDIRNVTEEHPNWNELIKWDDASVKLHGGNLQHLAWLGLHQFSMEQLPMVRNWLKQLFPRLPQETSRLETNAPETICILDLEVFLLGVIYSCHTQLQDKSDLHYSMHQPKCMPLPISKLLYTDRQSAWWDAVYSLVYKKAQPGTSAKLRLMIQHELGTLRALEKHGLQPALIIHWAQSLINIGSGLDSYYDQKEYIGRSVYYWRKVLPLLHSIRKKRSIPEPIDPLFQHFRSKDIKVTEVEDYEKEVKNAFATLDVVDGKIDEAIAAFESINNIVAHWNLALIFHRRSEEYENSNEMASDEQEQCKNCLLSSKEYLRKVLNEAESNIAAIHSLPVSIDTVKEMLELVNQHLQEYDGDVLDHGEEINDSSQTAENGTSVESLQVKHLTPSPTKLTPSPTKSYKWSPKTPPRWAEDQKHLLQMLCQQVEQLKDEVRELKLNNSNTTESPHPRWHTDSYGADTHSEGYQNVHNFQGAPLTGPSVFYNQSPAYNSQYLLGTAANVTPNKPPAYGMGRVPPQQSMYGYQQQTHTPPVQTNAPCMYSQDMYRTQLRFESPATGLLSPFGDDYYSHSVPQTNTNPPLPEPGYFTKPSVRMQMTKPTEMKGIEFGKLNQQMQHEATKGTLGTALMHSTPATAFKFNSNFKNNEGDFTFSPPQLKTQPPPSSSSDSLLGILTSGRCIKSDQTMGRMFTQEAIPSRGNLFSLKGQGSFDDSLVQKQNKNSFNNILSNQTFGFKDAGDIIGMSAGDKSREDDGDSVPDEDGPHFDPVIPLPDKVDVKTGEEDEEVLFSNRAKLFRFDTETKEWKERGIGYVKLLQHRASGKIRLLMRRDQVLKICANHYITADMKLKPNAGSDKSWVWCALDYSDEKPKHEQLAVRFKTADEAALFKTKFEEAQILVNGQKLKSSSPPSQEKKTGIKIKTEDMQLGAIKSTTEQSGFGAQFARKDGEWDCSSCLVRNFAAASVCAACQNPKTITGNNGFPSIYRNSEQNGSEVGATEKIATAFTKTIGFGDRFPKDAQWNCSACFLQNEANSSNCVACQAPNSTKNGISSTTQAPASFPFSAQEDATKPSTPASFGPLFGKMDGQWDCIACNVRNEVTAQKCVSCQALCPSCKDSGVSYNQPVTTFKFGLDSVSAKTPKGFDAFHRKEGQWDCETCLVRNEPNVAKCVACQMPKPDGNVIVAPMNQSASAFKYGEKACAPAQAGFGGLFAKKEGQWNCTTCLVRNEPNVAKCVACQMPKPGNVIVAPMSQSASAFKYGEKACAPAQAGFGGLFAKKEGQWDCTTCLVRNEPNVAKCIACQALNPNSKTADIATAPAPFGLANAYSKSDPPESGFKLNFPACGFKFGHSDNSSTTVEASSCQPSKPFSSTAFTFSSNTGFKFGLSDTSKDSTDKSNQPMQEGSAALFLKSFAEQQKERERMNSKSGGDTNRASETPNQNDDFFLGKNSNIATFADLAKTADKEFQFGHKDPNFKGFEGVGQQLFSSCTTIAASAENEDDELYKTEEGDNIHFDPVVPLPEKAELITGEEDETVLYSQRVKLFRFDTETSQWKERGVGNLKVLQNKANGRLRILMRREQVFKVCANHWITTTMNLKPLMGSDRAWMWLASDFSDGEAKPEQLAAKFKTPELAEDFKEKFEEFQRLLLDIPLQTPHKLLDNGRTARLIQKAEEMKSGLKDLKHFLKDESGRLNDEGNIVTSSTSESNNASGLVIKPHSESTGPTLEWDNYDLREEALDTSVSSTAYGTPDTSSPVKKNLFRFGDSTTGFNFSFQPSLSPLRSPKLSHSGLSVGTDEDSEFGQEEEKDVQHFEPVIPMPDLIDVLTGEENEQVIFCHRAKLYRYDKEVSQWKERGIGDLKILQNYDSKKVRIVMRRDQVLKICANHWLTPEIRIEPMKGTEKAFIWSVMDFADDAAKMEQLAVRFKQQDIANSFRELFEEAKKAQVQGTLVTPLSSRGNTPRESPCGKIAISLLEETIKESTEQTNTCVASPNNALKSQSTLLTETPSYTSISPPKFVFGSDSVKSIFSNEQERPFAFGGSAAGSLFGFSFKSTDSALKDPIQTGSSVVKNKLQEVTSGGFDFRKAAASLSKSTTTSLLPSSTTAESTVTTFATKDKPMPTAFKMPQSVGDEDVQIVFVLTPTPEQAALAKQLQLPQTFFCYKNKPDYFSDDDEDDEDYETAVKKLHGKLYEDKREQQKTPKTGEVFRAGKSFDPGESKEQLCPNEPEEFSDAGTSLQLTDRKLHAEEQREHKSFATVDSSGANPVEDGDKDCILVWEKVPTPEEKSKAEKLLLPSTFFCGINSDTEEEKDDDDFEIEVRKIKESQIPQGGIISSSTCVDSAFQLNEPAIVQVNVSEAEADSTTQFELKEFSADDSRPIDLTTKKEMEPDSTTEVNGIFGFGNTKTVSFADLAAQSTEGYAFAPKDANFTWANAGTAVFTSMVSRSPCEDDGTDVVSSNDIHFEPIVSLPEVNTKSGEEDEEIIFKERCKLYRWDRDISQWKERGVGDLKILYHSQKRCYRILMRREQVLKVCANHVITEEMELKPLNTSNNAFIWTAADYADGEAKVEQLAVRFKTPELAAAYKKKFEECRDASSQLQKSEESQVLALSNSSNPIVYFDVSADEESMGRITMELLSNEVPRTAENFRALCTGEHGFGFKNSLFHRVIPEFVCQGGDITSFDGSGGKSIYGEKFDDENFIIQHSCPGLLSMANRGQNTNNSQFFITLKEAKHLNMKHVAFGYVKEGMDVVRKIETFGSKSGTTSRIIMITDCGQIN